ATATACTATGCTATTTACGTATAATAGTACTATTAGACTATTTACATAGAATTATATATAGTAAATAAAAGTACATATATTACATATACTACTTATGTATAGTATTAAAATACCccatataattatatatagtaAATAAAAGTACATATATTACATATACTACTTATGTATAGTATTAAAATACCATTTATCATTATTTCActaaatgtatatgcaaaatTGCTAATTAATAGTAATATTTAGTTATAATATTCTGTCTTCATCTGTGATCTTACCACCAGTCTGTTGGTGAGTTTGGCCGAGACAAACCCGAACGCAACAACATACAGGCAGGGATGTTTCTCAAAGAGCTGCTCTGAAGACTTTTTGTAGATCATCAGAGCAAGAGTAATGACCACTCCTATATGAAATGATGGAGATAGCACGCTAGTTCCCTaaagaaaatacaaacattGATGCAACTATTACAGAATTTATGTAAAAACAGTCTCGTCATTATTGCTAGTGGCACAAAAATACCATGCTCATTTTCAACTTACTGCAATAGTCGATCCATTTTTGCCCATTCCACCCGTGAATATAACCGGGAAGTAGTTCATGCAGGAGAAAACGGCACCCGCGAGAGTGAATAGGGCAGGGATTATTTTAACCTGGATATTTATCCCAGGGATCtgggaaaaaatgaaataatgcaAATTACTCTGACGTCTCCTTTCAAAAGTCATGTCATTAAATATTTACACGTGTTTAcatacaagtttaaaatgaaaaggaaTAACGACTAAAATGTCTGATTAATACAAAAAAGAATCAGATTTTCTGACCGTGATAATACAGCATGATATAAAGGTTTAAAACACGGCTCACaaactaatattaataataatgaaattaattacaaataattaaagTCTTCTTAAATTACCACAGACTCCCAAAAAGCTGTTCCTCCGATGGCGGCCAGTAAGTACATGGTTATAATGAAGATTTGAACCTCAGTCACATCAATTCTGCACAAGCAAACGCCAAACAGATTCAGTTATGAATCGAAACGTGCATTCTAGtgcaaaagtacacacacagCTGTCTTTAGGAATTCTCAACGTGAAGAACGGAAACCATTTTCATCTTACTCTCATCTAAATCGCCAAACCGAGACCCCAGAGCACTCACATGCCAAAGCGCAGCGTTCCAGAAACATACGTCTGCCAGTGTGCACAATAGAACATGAAGATGCCcgcaaaacaacagaaaaatatcCAGTCGGGGTGAGTACCCATCTGCACTGCTATACATGTGCCCAGAATCACAAACACTGCAACACACAACAATCAAGACTTCAGTAAAACATGCACAAAGAGTAATTAAATGTGCAATATCACAGCAGAAATATGTACTCGcaaacacaaatgtaaacacaCCTGTAGAAAGAGAGTCACAGCCGTGGTCAAAAAGCTCGCCCAGCGGCGTGCTGCTATTGGTCCGTCGTGCCTGTTTCCCATCTATGGCATCTAGTGATTGATAGATGAACAGACCCAGAGCACAGGCTAGATATGCCCATGTAGGTGCCTTTCGTAAAAACCCACGATAAACAGAAAAATCATCACACATGGTAGATAGTACAAAATAAGCAGATGGTTTATGTGTGTTTAATAAGAGCAAGTACCTGCTCGGTGGCAGTAGGGCAATAGTACACCAGTATCAGTGTGCTTATTATGTTAGTAGCAAGTCCGACTATCGTGATGAGGTTTGGGGCCATCCAAAGAGGCACTTTACTCACTAGCCAGCCCCAGTATCTTTGCATGAAAGGCTCAAGAATGGACTGTCCTTCACTGCTGTATTGATGATCCTCCAACCTTCTCAGCTGCTGCCGCGACAGTCTGGCTACCGGCAGctccatcagcttagtaaagAGACCAGCGCCCTCCTCTAAGCCTGgtgcggccgagtcacggcccGATGAGGAACCGGAATCAGAATCCGTATGAGGCCGGGCAGGTTTCCTGCGTGAGCTCATGATTCTCTGGGAATTGTGTCTGAAACCGGAATTAAATCTATGGAAGCAAAAGCATTGTTATTTATATGTGATCATCACTATGAATTACAACTAGaacagtgttttatttataacaatatGTCTTGTGAGGTGGTGTAACAGTTTGCATACACCTATTTAGTAAATGATTTCCAGACATACGAACTACAATGGAGTAGAGAATGACCTGGGCTTACATGCGTCAAGGACGATAGGGCAGAACATTTCGAGAACAAAGTTAAACAGGAACTCAGGTCAGGACAAATTGAAGGGTTTGTTCCTTTTTTAAATAGCATGTGACCTTAGGTGTACATCACAACCATCAACCAGAATATGTAATTGGTTTATACTTTGCTATTGCTATTTATATGCCCATGTGTGCAAGATGAGAAGAGTTATTAAAAGCCTCCAGTACTCACAGACATACACCGAATggttataaaataatatgatatatatatatgtaacatATGTACAAAAAGGTGTGTTCCAaagaaaatgagagagagagaacaaccAAGTTGAACTTAAAATGGCCTGTTTTCAACCACCACCCCAGAAAACACCTGATCTACaagaaaaaatgcagaaagggcAGTTAAAAGAAATCCATGAACTGCTTTGTATGTACTTCTTCAAACACTCACCGGCAGACTGTAGATTATATCTAAGATCTATAAAAGCCCATGTAAAATCCTACTGCTGAATGACGTCTGCTTGATAACAATCCGAGCAATGATGACATCAGCTTGATAAGTCTGTCAAACGTGTCAGGCGACATTAAAAACGCGATTTGATTCATGTACACATCTGCATCCAATCAGGTAACACAGTTTCATTTTCTGAACAACAGTAACGTTACCTTTGTTTACGTGCTGGTGATGTCTTTTCTCCACGCTGCAGGTGCTTCCGTGATGACAAAAGTTGACTTGTTAACGTTATATGATTTATAAacaagagaggagaggagaaaaCGGGACGACATGCGCTCATAAACAAGCGTTTACGTCAACGGAGAAGAAGCTGTGAGTTGAAGGGGCTTTAGCTAAACGATTGCGAACAGCGTGGATAAGATGAGATGCAGAGGCGTGAAAAGGCTTCAATGATGCGACGACAACGCCTTCCGGAAGTAccaatttcaaaataaaggtagAGAAAGAAAATTTAGTTAAATTTTTCAGACGCGCTTGCACTTGCAAAGttgaatattttaattaatgtaaaacttgattattaattatatttgaATATACATAGATTGAACAGATAGcaaatttataatttaaaataaaacaactgtgACCATTTTCCCTACAATTTCAAAGTTTGATTTATCACGCATATCATTTTtccatattgtttttattttggttgtGTCGATTTTATGTTGTCCTTTAGGGGTCTGGCAGCGAATTTAATTTCTGAAATAGTTTTGCTATATTCTCTACCTGACCCATTCCCCAGGGGTTAAATTGGGGCGGAACGGCGAACAGGTGCGGAAATCTGTGACTGGAGGTCGCTGGACTCTCTGGAGGGGACAAACAActcatataataaaataaaatataaaacgtgATTTGATACCTAGCTTTTCGTTTTACTTGTAGTCAGAACTGTATTTCCTGTGGCTGGCAAACTGCGATAGTGAGGTAAGTCTACTGTTGGCCTATCCACCTAACCAAACTTTTTATAAATACGATAATGTTATGTCCGCGTTACGGTGTGGTGACGTCACAGCCAGTATCCTGATATTAGAGAATGTTCACGTTAGATAgcagctgtgtctcgtttcggaaggctgcgtccttgtgtcctcttGATGTctcatcctctaaaggatgcggtatacggaggaaCCTCAATTTAGAAATAAACGAGacgtccttcgtaggacatactggcagaagaggaaacaggaagtaccacgttgctatgacaacacattgcactcgcacacctgtcatattaattaaaatgatttctacatgattttaagaggtaaaaaattggttactttctaccctaaacaatggcaaaaaaattaaacaaacgtAGCATATTTTGCCTTATTGTTTTAAACGTTAAAAAAtgactaaacacttgtaaacctatttactacatatgcctgcaatgataaaaaaaagtgaCACAAATTATAAACCGTTAatatttaaacaccacatatttgattgaatgggTAGTGTCTGCCGTTTGTTCAAATAACAGACattggccgacgcaaagaattgtgggttatctctagcaacgaaggatacaccTCATGTGTCCTCTGAGTTCTCGTGAAAGTAGgtcgcattagaagggtgcatacggagtgtcctacctgcgtttatgaaacgagacagcctcaaTGACCtagcaggcttcaaatgagacctccggaggaTGCAGCCTTCCGAAAGGGGACGCAGCTAGCAGGTTGACTTGCATGGTGTAACATTAGGCTGCTCAAAATCAAGGATAAGCAAGGGTCATGGCAGTGCCACAGCCCAAAACAGCAACAGTACAGGTCAGAGCAGATTACTTGGCATGTAGAGGAAGAAGTTACTCGGTCCAAAGCTCTTCCTATGCGCCACTCTTAGAGCTGTTTTAATGTTGTATGCTGCCAAGTTCAATCTTGAATCTTCCATCCCAGTTTTATGTCAAGAGTTCCCTCTACCTGCCAAATTCCAGTTTAATCCCTGCCTGTCTCCCGTTATTCACATGAGAATGATTCTTCCGGCTATTACATGTCTTGTACCCCAGTTCAATCTCGCAAGAAAACATTGCACTTTCGAGGAACTCCCTTAATTCAGCACACTGTGTAAAACTAGTCTATTTAGTGTCTTCTTAGTAGCCTACTTTATttaaagtttctttttttttacatttttaagtaaatattaatCTATGTTTAAGATTATCACTTTAaatcaccccccaaaaaacatgGAAATAAATCTTAGTCTAAAGATTCAAGCTCAACGTCCCAAATATTTAAAACCAGTATCAAATTGAACTGCTTGCAAAT
Above is a genomic segment from Triplophysa rosa linkage group LG17, Trosa_1v2, whole genome shotgun sequence containing:
- the cept1a gene encoding choline/ethanolaminephosphotransferase 1a isoform X1, whose protein sequence is MSACRPVFSSPLLFINHITLTSQLLSSRKHLQRGEKTSPARKQRFNSGFRHNSQRIMSSRRKPARPHTDSDSGSSSGRDSAAPGLEEGAGLFTKLMELPVARLSRQQLRRLEDHQYSSEGQSILEPFMQRYWGWLVSKVPLWMAPNLITIVGLATNIISTLILVYYCPTATEQAPTWAYLACALGLFIYQSLDAIDGKQARRTNSSTPLGELFDHGCDSLSTVFVILGTCIAVQMGTHPDWIFFCCFAGIFMFYCAHWQTYVSGTLRFGIIDVTEVQIFIITMYLLAAIGGTAFWESVIPGINIQVKIIPALFTLAGAVFSCMNYFPVIFTGGMGKNGSTIAGTSVLSPSFHIGVVITLALMIYKKSSEQLFEKHPCLYVVAFGFVSAKLTNRLVVAHMTKSEMQRNDLAFVGPALLFLNQYFNSFINEYCLLWVALVLSAFDLVRYCVSVCNQIATHLNICVFSIRPPSPSSPQPDSRNHH
- the cept1a gene encoding choline/ethanolaminephosphotransferase 1a isoform X2 yields the protein MSSRRKPARPHTDSDSGSSSGRDSAAPGLEEGAGLFTKLMELPVARLSRQQLRRLEDHQYSSEGQSILEPFMQRYWGWLVSKVPLWMAPNLITIVGLATNIISTLILVYYCPTATEQAPTWAYLACALGLFIYQSLDAIDGKQARRTNSSTPLGELFDHGCDSLSTVFVILGTCIAVQMGTHPDWIFFCCFAGIFMFYCAHWQTYVSGTLRFGIIDVTEVQIFIITMYLLAAIGGTAFWESVIPGINIQVKIIPALFTLAGAVFSCMNYFPVIFTGGMGKNGSTIAGTSVLSPSFHIGVVITLALMIYKKSSEQLFEKHPCLYVVAFGFVSAKLTNRLVVAHMTKSEMQRNDLAFVGPALLFLNQYFNSFINEYCLLWVALVLSAFDLVRYCVSVCNQIATHLNICVFSIRPPSPSSPQPDSRNHH